Below is a window of Congzhengia minquanensis DNA.
TTGTCCCAGGCACATGCTGGCCTGGGTAAACGCCGCGCCGCGCATGGAAATAATCATTTCAATGCTGTGAATGAACTGGTCCGTCCACCCCTCCACATAATTCCACTCATTTAAAATGCTTTCGGTTGTTTCATATCCTGCCCGGTTGAGCTTTTCGCGGATTACGTTTGCCATTTCGATAATGCGTTTCGGATCGGTTGTGTAAATGTGCCAGGAAAAAAAGTCTAAAGGAACGCGGCCGCCGTTTTTAGTTAAAGAGGCCAAAAATCCGTCCAGCCATTTGCCCGTTTGTCCCGCCAGCGCAGGGCCGCCGATTTTAAGGTGCGGAAACCGTGATTTTAAGTGGCGCGCCGCAACCGCATAAAACGTATAAAACTCCGCCGCCGTGCCGCCCCAGGTGCGCTTGTTGTCTGAGTCATCTGGGTCTAAATCCGGCTCGTTCCAAATTTCCCAATAGTCAATGTCCCAATGAAAGCCGTCTGCCCAGCCCTCGTTATAGTGCTTGATAATGTGTTCGCATATAACCGCCCACTTCTGGAAATCCTTTGGCGGCAGCGTGCCATATTTTTTGCTCCAGTGTTCAATTTTGCTGCCCAGACGATAAAAAATTTTCGTTCCCGCGTCTAAAGTTGTTTTTAAATATTCGTCTGTTAAGACAAAATCATAAGAATCAGGATT
It encodes the following:
- a CDS encoding GH39 family glycosyl hydrolase, coding for MPEVTIDFTKEIGAIKPMHAVNNGPIKAKSDQTRGNFDAYSAANIPYARNHDASFCSSYGGEHAVDISAVFPDFVSDPENPDSYDFVLTDEYLKTTLDAGTKIFYRLGSKIEHWSKKYGTLPPKDFQKWAVICEHIIKHYNEGWADGFHWDIDYWEIWNEPDLDPDDSDNKRTWGGTAAEFYTFYAVAARHLKSRFPHLKIGGPALAGQTGKWLDGFLASLTKNGGRVPLDFFSWHIYTTDPKRIIEMANVIREKLNRAGYETTESILNEWNYVEGWTDQFIHSIEMIISMRGAAFTQASMCLGQNSTIDMMMYYDARPCAFNGLFDFYTYRPLKGYYPFFIFSKLSKMGTQVQADSDLGELYTVAARGKDGKCAAVICYYPQDGNAENQAVTVHTSGGKGGFDTFLLDDGHDFEKTGITELNGNEAVFHLKPNSILFLTQ